In a single window of the Streptomyces cinnabarinus genome:
- a CDS encoding family 2 encapsulin nanocompartment cargo protein terpene cyclase, which translates to MTSTAFRAPGPPNLARSVRDRRGTAVPGLLYRPAVPADPEKVKEVDVRLEAWARELDLFPTAWSGDFAGFQFGRAVVLQHPGAADLERLTAAGKLLLAENVVDSCYCEVSEGRGASARGLGGRLVIAQSALDPYHGDPEHEERWRLGVQADGPLRSYHWALKDYAAFATPSQTSRFVHDIARLHLGYLGEAAWAETGYMPRVWEYLTMRQFNNFRPCLSLVDAVDGYELPEPLYARPEIQRVTALACNATTIVNDLYSFTKELASDPTHLNLPVVVAANERCGLKDAYLESVEIHNRVMAAFEEEAEVVAALSPLVGRYTEGLAAWVAGNHEWHATNTHRYHLPDYW; encoded by the coding sequence ATGACTTCCACTGCGTTCCGGGCGCCCGGCCCGCCGAACCTCGCCCGCTCCGTCCGGGACCGGCGCGGCACAGCCGTGCCCGGCCTGCTGTACCGGCCCGCGGTTCCGGCGGACCCCGAGAAGGTGAAGGAGGTGGATGTACGGCTGGAGGCATGGGCCCGCGAGCTGGATCTGTTCCCCACGGCGTGGTCGGGTGACTTCGCGGGGTTCCAGTTCGGCCGGGCCGTGGTGCTCCAGCATCCGGGCGCCGCCGACCTGGAGCGCCTCACGGCGGCCGGGAAGCTGCTGCTCGCGGAGAACGTCGTCGACAGCTGCTATTGCGAGGTCTCCGAGGGCCGGGGCGCCTCGGCGCGCGGTCTGGGCGGACGGCTCGTCATCGCCCAGTCGGCGCTCGACCCCTACCACGGCGACCCCGAGCATGAGGAGCGCTGGCGGCTCGGCGTCCAGGCGGACGGGCCGCTGCGCTCCTACCACTGGGCCCTGAAGGACTACGCCGCCTTCGCCACCCCGAGCCAGACCTCCCGGTTCGTGCACGACATCGCGCGGCTGCACCTGGGGTATCTCGGGGAGGCCGCCTGGGCGGAGACCGGGTACATGCCGCGGGTGTGGGAGTACCTGACGATGCGGCAGTTCAACAACTTCCGTCCGTGTCTCTCGCTCGTCGACGCCGTCGACGGCTACGAGCTGCCCGAGCCCTTGTACGCCCGGCCCGAGATCCAGCGGGTGACGGCGCTGGCCTGCAACGCCACCACGATCGTCAACGACCTGTACTCGTTCACCAAGGAGCTGGCGAGCGATCCGACGCATCTGAATCTGCCCGTGGTCGTCGCCGCCAACGAGCGGTGCGGTCTCAAGGACGCCTATCTGGAGTCCGTCGAGATCCACAACCGGGTCATGGCCGCCTTCGAGGAGGAGGCCGAAGTCGTCGCCGCCCTGTCACCCCTCGTCGGCCGCTACACCGAGGGCCTCGCGGCCTGGGTCGCCGGAAACCACGAATGGCACGCCACCAACACCCACCGCTACCACCTGCCCGACTACTGGTAA